The Leclercia sp. S52 genome has a segment encoding these proteins:
- the hpaG gene encoding 4-hydroxyphenylacetate degradation bifunctional isomerase/decarboxylase, whose amino-acid sequence MKGTVFAVALNHRSQLDAWRDAFHQPPYNTPPKTAVWFIKPRNTLIRSGDAIPHPEGEQVLSGATVALIVGKTASKISPDEAAEYIAGYALANEVSLPEESFYRPAIKAKCRDGFCPVGDRATIGNIDNLTIVTEINGREVDRWNTADLQRNAATLLSELSAFATLKPGDAILLGTPQSRVALHPGDRVRVLAEGLPTLENSVVNARELPAQQTFAWPLSTSGTLFALGLNYADHASELDFKPPTEPLVFIKAPNTFNEHNQTSVRPDNVEYMHYEAELVVVIGKTARNVTEADAMDYVAGYTVCNDYAIRDYLENYYRPNLRVKSRDGLTPIGPQIVDKSAIADPHNLTLRTWINGELRQQGCTADLIFSIPYLIAWLSEFMTLQPGDMIATGTPKGLADVRPGDEVVVEVEGVGRLVNRIVSEETR is encoded by the coding sequence ATGAAAGGTACAGTTTTCGCGGTGGCGCTCAATCACCGCAGCCAGCTTGATGCCTGGCGCGACGCATTTCACCAGCCCCCTTACAACACGCCGCCGAAAACCGCCGTCTGGTTTATCAAACCGCGCAATACCCTGATCCGCTCCGGCGATGCCATCCCGCATCCCGAAGGCGAACAGGTGCTGAGCGGCGCGACGGTGGCGCTGATTGTCGGCAAGACCGCAAGCAAAATCAGCCCGGATGAGGCCGCCGAATACATTGCCGGCTACGCGCTGGCAAACGAAGTCAGCCTGCCGGAAGAGAGCTTCTACCGCCCGGCGATCAAAGCCAAATGCCGGGACGGGTTCTGCCCGGTGGGCGATCGCGCAACGATCGGCAACATCGATAACCTGACGATCGTTACCGAGATCAACGGCCGGGAAGTGGATCGCTGGAACACCGCCGATCTGCAACGCAACGCCGCCACCCTGCTGAGCGAGCTGAGCGCCTTCGCCACCCTTAAGCCGGGCGACGCCATTCTGCTGGGCACCCCGCAGTCCCGCGTGGCCCTGCACCCGGGCGACCGCGTGCGCGTGCTGGCTGAAGGATTACCGACGCTGGAAAACAGCGTGGTCAACGCCCGCGAGCTGCCTGCTCAGCAAACCTTCGCCTGGCCGCTCTCCACCAGCGGCACGCTGTTTGCCCTGGGGCTGAACTACGCCGATCACGCCAGCGAGCTGGACTTTAAACCGCCCACCGAGCCGCTGGTGTTTATCAAAGCGCCGAACACCTTCAACGAGCACAACCAGACCTCGGTACGTCCGGACAACGTCGAGTACATGCACTACGAAGCCGAGCTGGTGGTGGTGATCGGCAAAACCGCGCGCAACGTCACCGAAGCCGACGCCATGGACTACGTGGCGGGCTACACGGTCTGCAACGACTACGCGATCCGCGACTACCTGGAAAACTACTATCGCCCAAACCTGCGGGTAAAAAGCCGCGACGGCCTGACGCCCATCGGCCCGCAGATCGTCGATAAATCGGCGATTGCCGATCCGCACAACCTCACCCTGCGCACCTGGATCAACGGCGAGCTGCGCCAGCAGGGCTGCACCGCGGATCTGATCTTCAGCATCCCATACCTGATCGCCTGGTTGAGTGAATTTATGACCCTGCAGCCGGGCGACATGATCGCCACCGGCACGCCAAAAGGGCTGGCCGACGTGCGCCCGGGCGATGAAGTGGTGGTGGAAGTGGAAGGCGTTGGCCGTCTGGTCAACCGGATTGTCAGCGAGGAGACACGGTAA
- the hpaR gene encoding homoprotocatechuate degradation operon regulator HpaR — protein sequence MHDSLTIALLQARETAMTFFRPIIKQHNLTEQQWRIVRVLAEHPSMDFHDLAFRTCILRPSLTGILTRMERDGLVLRLKPLNDQRKLYVSLTKGGNALYELAQAQVEEAYQRIEAEYSPEKMQQLTALLQEFIALGDRQNDSQEDE from the coding sequence ATGCACGATTCGTTAACTATCGCACTACTCCAGGCGCGGGAAACCGCGATGACCTTTTTTCGCCCGATTATCAAGCAGCACAATCTGACGGAGCAGCAGTGGCGGATCGTGCGCGTGCTGGCGGAACATCCGTCGATGGATTTTCACGATCTGGCGTTTCGCACCTGCATTCTGCGCCCGAGCCTGACCGGGATCCTCACGCGCATGGAGCGCGACGGGCTGGTGCTGCGCTTAAAGCCGCTTAACGACCAGCGCAAACTGTACGTGTCGCTCACCAAAGGGGGCAACGCGCTGTATGAGCTCGCACAGGCACAGGTGGAAGAGGCCTATCAGCGCATTGAGGCGGAATATTCGCCCGAGAAGATGCAGCAGCTCACCGCGCTGCTGCAGGAGTTTATTGCACTGGGCGATCGGCAGAATGACAGCCAGGAAGATGAGTAG
- the tsr gene encoding methyl-accepting chemotaxis protein produces MLNRIKIVTSLLLVLVIFGLLQLTSGGLFFNALKHDKENFTVLQTIRQQQSTLNGSWVALLQTRNTLNRAGIRYMMDQNNIGSGATVNDLMQIASASLKQAEKNWAEYEALPRDPRQSEGAALEIKRNYDIYHGALAELIQLLGAGKINEFFDQPTQGYQDGFEKQYVNYLQQNDHLYQTAVDDSNSSYSQAVWILLSVLILVLVVIVAVWGGIRHALIVPLNRLTDSIRHIASGDLVKRIEVEGSNEMGQLADTLRHMQAELMRTVGDVRNGANAIYSGASEISMGNNDLSSRTEQQAASLEETAASMEELTATVKQNAENARQASHLALSASETAQKGGKVVDNVVQTMRDIAGSSQKIADIISVIDGIAFQTNILALNAAVEAARAGEQGRGFAVVAGEVRNLAQRSAQAAREIKSLIEDSVGRVELGSTLVESAGETMGEIVSAVTRVTDIMGEIASASDEQSRGIDQVGLAVAEMDRVTQQNASLVQESAAAAAALEEQASRLTQAVAVFRIQQEQQKARAHAAVKTVASPVTTRKAAVSDSGDNWETF; encoded by the coding sequence ATGTTAAATCGTATCAAGATTGTTACCAGCTTATTGCTGGTATTGGTTATTTTTGGCCTTTTACAACTCACATCCGGTGGTCTTTTCTTTAATGCCCTGAAGCATGACAAAGAAAACTTCACCGTTCTGCAAACCATTCGTCAGCAACAATCCACGCTTAACGGCAGCTGGGTGGCGTTGCTGCAAACCCGTAACACCCTGAACCGCGCGGGCATCCGCTACATGATGGATCAGAACAACATCGGTAGCGGCGCGACCGTAAACGATCTGATGCAAATTGCTTCTGCTTCCCTGAAGCAGGCGGAAAAAAACTGGGCGGAGTACGAAGCCCTGCCGCGCGACCCGCGTCAGAGTGAAGGTGCCGCGCTGGAAATCAAACGTAACTACGATATCTATCATGGTGCGCTGGCCGAGCTGATCCAGCTCCTGGGTGCGGGCAAGATCAACGAGTTCTTCGATCAGCCGACCCAGGGCTATCAGGACGGCTTTGAGAAGCAGTACGTTAACTATCTGCAGCAGAACGATCATCTGTATCAGACCGCTGTCGATGACAGCAACAGCTCCTACAGCCAGGCTGTCTGGATCCTGTTAAGCGTGCTGATCCTGGTGCTGGTGGTAATCGTTGCCGTCTGGGGTGGCATCCGTCACGCCCTGATCGTGCCGCTGAACCGCCTGACCGACAGCATTCGTCATATCGCCAGCGGCGACCTGGTGAAACGCATCGAGGTGGAAGGTTCCAACGAGATGGGCCAACTGGCCGACACGCTGCGTCATATGCAGGCTGAGCTGATGCGTACCGTGGGCGACGTGCGTAATGGCGCCAATGCCATTTACAGCGGCGCGAGCGAAATCTCCATGGGCAACAACGATCTCTCCTCCCGTACCGAGCAGCAGGCGGCCTCGCTGGAAGAGACCGCAGCCAGCATGGAAGAGCTGACCGCGACCGTGAAGCAGAACGCCGAGAACGCCCGTCAGGCGAGCCATCTGGCGCTGAGCGCGTCCGAAACCGCGCAGAAAGGCGGTAAAGTGGTGGATAACGTGGTGCAGACCATGCGTGACATCGCTGGCAGTTCGCAGAAGATTGCCGACATCATCAGCGTGATCGACGGTATTGCCTTCCAGACCAACATCCTGGCGCTGAACGCCGCGGTGGAAGCCGCGCGTGCCGGTGAGCAGGGTCGTGGCTTTGCGGTGGTTGCCGGTGAAGTGCGTAACCTGGCCCAGCGCAGTGCCCAGGCCGCTCGCGAGATCAAGAGCCTGATTGAAGACTCCGTGGGTCGCGTTGAGCTGGGTTCTACTCTGGTTGAAAGCGCCGGTGAAACCATGGGTGAGATCGTCAGCGCGGTCACCCGCGTGACCGACATCATGGGCGAAATCGCCTCTGCTTCCGACGAGCAGAGCCGCGGTATCGACCAGGTGGGTCTGGCGGTTGCCGAGATGGATCGCGTCACGCAGCAGAACGCCTCCCTGGTGCAGGAATCTGCGGCAGCGGCAGCGGCACTGGAAGAGCAGGCGAGCCGCCTGACTCAGGCCGTGGCGGTGTTCCGTATTCAGCAGGAGCAGCAGAAAGCCCGCGCGCACGCGGCGGTGAAGACCGTTGCATCGCCGGTAACGACGCGTAAAGCGGCCGTTTCCGACAGCGGTGATAACTGGGAAACCTTCTGA
- the opgB gene encoding phosphatidylglycerol--membrane-oligosaccharide glycerophosphotransferase has product MSELISLALFLASVVIYSRKAGRNPWWFAVTLLVLGLFVVLNITLYASDYFTGDGINDAVLYTLTNSLTGAGVSKYILPGLGVVVALVGVFALLGWILRRRRHHPHHLGYSLLALVLALASVDASPAFHQITELVKSQSRDGDPDFAAYYKEPGKTIPNPKLNLVYIYGESLERTYFDNDAFPDLAPELGAIKNEGIDFSHTAQLPGTDYTIAGMVASQCGIPLFAPFEGNASASVSSFFPQNICLGDILKNSGYENYFMQGANLRFAGKDVFLQSHGFDHLYGAEELKTTVADPAYRNDWGFYDDTVLDETWKKFEELSQSGKRFSLFALTVDTHHPDGFISRTCQRKSYAIDGKPNQSFSAVGCSQEHIAALIEKIKASPYFKNTVIVVSSDHLAMKNTAWDALNKQDRSNLFFVLRGDKPQQEVMAVKRNTMDNGATVLDILGGDNFIGLGRSSLSGQSLSEVFLNMKEKVLAWKPDVIRLWNFPKELKDFTIDSQKNMMAFSGSHFRLPLLLRVSDKRVEPLPESEYSAPLRYQLADFAPRDNFVWVDRCYKMGQLWSQPLALSTDWCVSQGQLGGEQTVQHVDKAQWKGKTAFKDTVISTDRYQRNVDMLKVSDNDIRYKADSFVFNVAGAPEEVKQFSGISRPESWGRWSNAQLGDEVKIEYNQPLPAKFDLVITAKAWGPNANKPIPVRIGNAEQTLTLGNDVTTTTLHFDNPSHSSTLVIVPPAPESTNEGNILGHSPRQLGIGMVEIKVVNAEG; this is encoded by the coding sequence TTGTCAGAATTAATTTCTCTTGCCCTGTTTCTCGCCTCGGTGGTTATTTATTCCCGCAAGGCGGGACGTAATCCCTGGTGGTTTGCCGTCACCCTTCTGGTGCTGGGGCTTTTTGTCGTTTTAAACATTACCCTCTACGCCAGCGACTATTTTACCGGGGATGGTATTAACGATGCTGTCCTCTATACCCTGACCAACAGCCTGACCGGCGCCGGGGTTAGTAAGTACATACTTCCGGGCCTTGGCGTGGTGGTTGCGCTGGTGGGCGTGTTTGCCCTGCTGGGCTGGATCCTGCGCCGCCGCCGTCATCATCCGCACCACCTCGGCTATAGCCTGCTGGCGCTGGTGCTGGCGCTCGCCTCGGTGGACGCCAGCCCGGCGTTTCATCAGATCACCGAGCTGGTAAAATCCCAGTCGCGCGACGGCGATCCCGACTTCGCGGCTTATTACAAAGAGCCGGGTAAAACCATTCCCAACCCGAAGCTGAACCTCGTCTATATCTACGGCGAGAGCCTGGAGCGGACCTATTTCGATAACGACGCCTTCCCGGATCTGGCCCCGGAGCTGGGCGCTATCAAAAACGAAGGGATCGATTTCAGCCACACCGCACAGCTGCCGGGCACCGACTACACCATCGCCGGGATGGTCGCCTCCCAGTGCGGCATCCCGCTGTTTGCCCCCTTTGAAGGTAACGCCTCGGCCTCGGTTTCCAGCTTCTTCCCGCAGAACATCTGCCTTGGCGATATCCTGAAGAACTCCGGGTACGAGAACTACTTCATGCAGGGTGCCAACCTGCGCTTCGCCGGGAAAGACGTGTTCCTGCAGTCCCACGGCTTTGACCATCTCTACGGCGCGGAAGAGTTAAAAACCACCGTTGCAGACCCCGCTTACCGCAACGACTGGGGCTTCTACGACGACACGGTGCTGGATGAAACCTGGAAAAAATTCGAGGAGCTGTCGCAGTCCGGCAAGCGTTTCTCGCTGTTTGCCCTGACGGTGGACACTCACCACCCGGATGGCTTTATCTCCCGCACCTGCCAGCGCAAGAGCTATGCCATTGACGGCAAACCGAACCAGTCGTTCAGCGCGGTGGGCTGTAGCCAGGAGCATATCGCGGCGCTGATCGAAAAAATCAAAGCCTCGCCGTACTTCAAAAACACGGTGATCGTGGTCTCTTCCGACCATCTGGCGATGAAAAATACCGCCTGGGATGCGCTGAACAAACAGGATCGCAGCAACCTGTTCTTTGTCCTGCGTGGCGATAAACCTCAGCAGGAGGTGATGGCCGTGAAGCGCAACACCATGGATAACGGCGCAACGGTGCTGGATATTCTCGGCGGGGATAACTTTATCGGCCTCGGGCGCAGCAGCCTTTCCGGGCAGTCGCTGTCCGAAGTGTTCCTCAACATGAAGGAAAAAGTGCTGGCGTGGAAACCGGACGTTATCCGCCTGTGGAATTTCCCGAAAGAGCTGAAAGACTTCACTATCGACAGCCAAAAAAACATGATGGCCTTCTCCGGGAGCCATTTCCGTCTGCCGCTGCTGTTGCGCGTCTCCGACAAGCGGGTCGAACCGCTGCCGGAAAGCGAATACTCCGCCCCGCTGCGCTACCAGCTGGCCGACTTCGCCCCACGGGATAACTTCGTCTGGGTCGATCGCTGCTACAAGATGGGTCAGCTATGGTCGCAGCCGCTGGCGCTCTCCACCGACTGGTGTGTTTCTCAGGGCCAGCTGGGCGGCGAGCAGACAGTGCAGCACGTCGATAAAGCACAGTGGAAAGGCAAAACCGCCTTTAAAGATACCGTGATCAGTACCGACCGCTATCAGCGCAACGTCGATATGCTGAAAGTCTCCGACAACGATATCCGCTATAAAGCCGACAGCTTCGTCTTTAACGTGGCCGGTGCGCCGGAAGAGGTGAAGCAGTTCAGCGGCATTTCCCGCCCGGAATCCTGGGGACGCTGGTCTAATGCCCAGCTGGGGGATGAGGTGAAGATCGAATACAACCAGCCGCTGCCGGCGAAATTCGACCTGGTGATCACCGCCAAAGCCTGGGGGCCGAACGCCAATAAACCGATTCCGGTGCGCATTGGCAACGCTGAACAGACCCTGACCCTCGGCAACGACGTGACCACCACCACGCTGCACTTCGACAACCCGTCGCACAGCAGCACGCTGGTGATTGTGCCGCCTGCGCCGGAGTCCACCAACGAGGGGAATATCCTCGGTCACTCCCCGCGTCAGCTGGGGATCGGCATGGTGGAGATCAAAGTGGTGAACGCGGAAGGCTGA
- a CDS encoding DUF2501 domain-containing protein, with translation MKTHFLLSAAVSALLVTGAAQAASSWQDTLNSAASQLSAGNSSTTTSQNGGLSLSSLTGLLNSGTESLSASNMNNAAGILEYCAKEKLASMTDATNIKNQVLGKLGLDTPQEQQQDTNYLEGIQGLLNASNGEQLNLETIGNTPLAKKVKAQACDFVLKQGLSFIS, from the coding sequence ATGAAAACACATTTTCTTCTCAGCGCCGCAGTAAGCGCCCTGCTGGTCACCGGTGCGGCACAGGCGGCCTCCTCCTGGCAGGATACGCTCAACAGCGCCGCCAGCCAGCTTAGCGCGGGCAACAGCAGCACCACCACGTCCCAGAACGGCGGTCTCTCCCTCTCCTCGCTGACCGGCCTGCTCAACAGCGGCACCGAGTCGCTCAGCGCCAGCAACATGAATAACGCAGCCGGGATCCTCGAATACTGCGCCAAAGAGAAGCTGGCCTCGATGACCGATGCCACCAACATTAAAAATCAGGTGCTGGGGAAACTGGGGCTGGATACCCCGCAAGAGCAGCAGCAGGACACCAACTATCTGGAAGGGATCCAGGGTCTGCTGAATGCCAGTAACGGCGAACAGCTGAATCTGGAAACCATCGGCAACACGCCGCTGGCGAAGAAGGTCAAAGCCCAGGCCTGTGATTTTGTTCTGAAACAGGGACTCAGCTTTATCTCCTGA
- the dnaC gene encoding DNA replication protein DnaC: protein MKEFGELMKRLQKMMPANVKPAFTTGEELLAWQKEQGEIRAAALARENRAMKMQRTFNRSGIRPLHQNCSFDNYKVESQGQLKALQQARQYVEEFDGNIASFIFSGKPGTGKNHLAAAICNELLLRGKSVLIITVADIMSAMKDTFSNRETSEEQLLNDLSNVDLLVIDEIGVQTESRYEKVIINQIVDRRSSSKRPTGMLTNHNVDEMTRLLGERVMDRMKLGNSLYVIFDWESYRSRVTGKEY, encoded by the coding sequence ATGAAAGAGTTCGGCGAACTGATGAAACGTCTGCAAAAGATGATGCCCGCCAACGTCAAACCGGCCTTTACCACCGGCGAAGAGCTGCTGGCATGGCAGAAGGAGCAGGGCGAGATCCGCGCCGCGGCGCTGGCCCGGGAAAACCGCGCCATGAAAATGCAGCGCACCTTTAACCGCTCCGGCATTCGTCCCCTGCATCAGAACTGCTCCTTCGACAACTACAAGGTCGAGAGCCAGGGGCAGCTAAAAGCCCTGCAACAGGCGCGCCAGTACGTAGAAGAGTTCGACGGCAACATCGCCAGCTTTATCTTCAGCGGCAAGCCGGGCACCGGCAAAAACCACCTCGCGGCGGCCATCTGTAACGAGCTGCTGCTGCGCGGCAAATCGGTGCTGATTATCACCGTGGCCGACATCATGTCGGCGATGAAAGACACCTTCAGCAACCGGGAAACCAGCGAAGAGCAGCTGCTGAACGATCTGAGTAACGTGGATCTGCTGGTGATTGACGAGATCGGCGTCCAGACCGAATCGCGCTATGAAAAAGTGATCATCAACCAGATCGTCGACCGTCGCTCCTCCTCCAAGCGCCCGACCGGCATGCTCACCAACCATAACGTGGATGAGATGACCCGCCTGCTGGGCGAGCGCGTAATGGATCGTATGAAGCTCGGCAACAGCCTGTATGTGATTTTTGACTGGGAAAGCTATCGCAGCCGCGTTACCGGTAAAGAGTATTAG
- the dnaT gene encoding primosomal protein DnaT encodes MSSRILTTSVTGIDAFMHDPRGVLANAEGGTVAVFADNAPAFYAITPQRLAQLLELEARLSRPTSDVTLDTQFFEEPTSAPVAVPMGKFAMYNGWQPDPDFQRQAALWGIALTQPVAPEELAAFTAYWQAEGKVFHHIQWQQKLARSVQINRASSGTQPKRDVNAFSEPDKQIPHGFRGAK; translated from the coding sequence ATGTCCTCCAGAATCCTGACCACCAGCGTCACTGGCATTGATGCCTTTATGCACGATCCCCGCGGCGTGCTGGCCAATGCTGAAGGCGGTACTGTCGCCGTTTTTGCCGATAACGCGCCGGCTTTTTATGCCATCACGCCACAGCGTCTGGCGCAGCTGCTGGAGCTGGAAGCGCGCCTGTCGCGCCCAACCAGCGATGTCACTCTGGATACGCAATTCTTCGAGGAACCCACCAGCGCGCCGGTTGCCGTGCCGATGGGCAAATTCGCCATGTATAACGGCTGGCAGCCCGATCCCGATTTTCAACGCCAGGCGGCGCTGTGGGGCATCGCCCTCACCCAACCTGTTGCCCCGGAAGAGCTGGCCGCCTTCACTGCCTACTGGCAGGCGGAAGGCAAAGTCTTCCATCATATTCAGTGGCAGCAAAAGCTGGCCCGCAGCGTGCAGATCAACCGCGCCAGCAGCGGCACACAGCCAAAACGCGACGTGAATGCCTTTTCAGAACCGGATAAACAGATCCCCCACGGATTCCGAGGTGCCAAATGA
- a CDS encoding organic hydroperoxide resistance protein, which yields MSLEKVVYTAKAKATGGRDGRATSSDGVLDVKLGVPKEMGGAGGEVTNPEQLFAAGYSACFLGAMKFVANRDKITMPQDAFIEGEVGIGPLPTGFGIEAKLNIHLPGMDAAEAKKLVDAAHIVCPYSNATRNNIDVTLNVIS from the coding sequence ATGTCTTTAGAGAAAGTTGTCTATACCGCCAAAGCCAAAGCCACCGGGGGCCGTGATGGCCGCGCGACATCGTCCGACGGCGTTCTGGATGTCAAACTGGGTGTCCCCAAAGAGATGGGCGGCGCGGGCGGTGAAGTGACCAACCCGGAACAGCTGTTTGCCGCCGGCTATTCGGCCTGTTTCCTCGGCGCGATGAAGTTTGTGGCTAACCGCGACAAAATCACCATGCCGCAGGATGCCTTTATCGAAGGAGAAGTAGGGATCGGCCCGCTGCCGACCGGGTTTGGTATCGAAGCGAAGCTGAATATTCATCTGCCGGGGATGGACGCCGCCGAGGCGAAAAAGCTGGTCGATGCGGCGCATATTGTCTGCCCGTACTCCAACGCCACCCGCAATAACATTGACGTGACGCTGAACGTTATCTCCTGA
- a CDS encoding TetR family transcriptional regulator, producing the protein MSTPDSEHAENSDGSRLKDKIFLSALSLFAEYGLNGARMEQIAEKAGTTKRMVVYHFKTKENLYLLVLEYVYTQIRASEKQLSLDALPPLEALVHLVETTFDYHADHPDYIRIICMENMQRGRFMQQSALLRQVNRSALELLETILERGKAKQLFNQTVNARDLHRLISSFSFHYVANSYTFTLLFEDGADEQAQRQHYRKMAVQVALRYTCP; encoded by the coding sequence GTGTCTACCCCTGACAGCGAACACGCAGAAAACAGCGACGGATCCCGCCTGAAAGACAAAATTTTTCTCAGCGCCCTCTCGCTGTTTGCCGAGTACGGACTGAACGGCGCGCGCATGGAGCAGATTGCCGAGAAAGCAGGCACCACCAAACGCATGGTGGTGTATCACTTCAAAACCAAAGAAAACCTTTATCTGCTGGTACTGGAGTATGTCTACACCCAGATCCGCGCCAGTGAAAAGCAGCTCAGTCTGGATGCGCTGCCGCCGCTTGAAGCCCTGGTGCATCTGGTCGAAACCACCTTTGATTATCACGCTGATCACCCGGACTACATCCGCATTATCTGCATGGAGAACATGCAGCGCGGGCGGTTTATGCAGCAGTCGGCGCTGCTGCGCCAGGTGAACCGCAGCGCGCTGGAATTGCTGGAAACTATCCTTGAGCGCGGCAAAGCGAAGCAGCTGTTTAACCAGACGGTCAACGCCCGGGATCTGCACCGCCTGATCAGCAGCTTCAGCTTTCACTATGTGGCCAATAGCTACACCTTCACCCTGCTGTTTGAAGACGGGGCCGATGAGCAGGCCCAGCGCCAGCACTACCGAAAGATGGCGGTTCAGGTTGCCTTGCGTTATACCTGTCCATAG
- a CDS encoding threonine/serine exporter, with product MGVIDFLWALAQDMLLSAIPAVGFAMVFNVPRRALPWCALLGAIGHGSRMAMMTAGLNIEWSTFMASMLVGSIGIQWSRWYLAHPKVFTVAAVIPMFPGISAYTAMISAVKISHFGYSEAQMIMLLTNFLKASSIVGALSIGLSIPGLWLYRKRPRV from the coding sequence ATGGGCGTAATCGATTTTCTGTGGGCGCTGGCCCAGGACATGCTGCTGTCGGCCATTCCGGCGGTGGGCTTTGCCATGGTGTTTAACGTTCCCCGTCGCGCCCTTCCCTGGTGTGCGCTGCTGGGGGCCATCGGGCACGGCTCGCGGATGGCGATGATGACCGCCGGGCTGAATATCGAATGGTCGACCTTTATGGCCTCAATGCTGGTTGGCAGTATCGGGATCCAGTGGTCGCGCTGGTATCTGGCCCACCCGAAGGTCTTCACCGTCGCGGCGGTGATTCCGATGTTCCCGGGGATCTCAGCCTATACCGCAATGATTTCGGCGGTGAAGATTAGCCATTTTGGCTACAGCGAAGCGCAGATGATCATGCTGCTGACCAACTTCCTGAAAGCCTCGTCGATTGTCGGCGCGCTCTCCATCGGGCTGTCGATCCCCGGGCTCTGGCTCTACCGCAAGCGCCCCCGGGTCTGA
- a CDS encoding threonine/serine exporter ThrE family protein yields MQADQSSQRAATRLCIQCGLFLLQHGAESALVEELSTRLGLALGMDSVESSISSNAIVLTTIKAGQCLTSTRKNQDRGINMHVVTEVQHIVIMAEHKLLDAPGVEKRFSQIKPLRYPRWLVVLMVGLSCACFCKLNNGGWDGAFVTLIASTLAMYVRQVLTHRHLHPQINFCITAFVATTVSGLLLRVPAFATTPTIAMAASVLLLVPGFPLINAVADMFKGHINTGLARWAIASLLTLATCIGVVMAMTLWGLRGWA; encoded by the coding sequence ATGCAGGCAGATCAGTCATCACAACGCGCCGCCACGCGGCTGTGTATTCAGTGCGGCCTTTTTTTATTACAGCACGGTGCCGAGAGCGCCCTGGTCGAGGAGCTTTCCACCCGACTGGGACTGGCGCTGGGTATGGACAGCGTGGAGAGTTCGATCTCCTCGAATGCCATTGTGCTGACCACCATTAAAGCGGGCCAGTGTCTGACCTCCACGCGCAAAAACCAGGATCGCGGGATCAACATGCACGTCGTCACCGAGGTGCAGCACATCGTCATCATGGCGGAGCATAAGCTGCTGGATGCGCCGGGGGTCGAAAAACGCTTCAGCCAGATCAAGCCGCTGCGCTATCCACGCTGGCTGGTAGTGCTGATGGTTGGCCTCTCCTGCGCCTGCTTCTGCAAGCTCAATAACGGCGGCTGGGACGGCGCCTTTGTCACCTTAATCGCCAGTACCCTCGCCATGTACGTGCGCCAGGTGCTGACCCACCGGCATCTGCACCCGCAAATTAACTTCTGCATCACCGCCTTTGTCGCCACCACGGTCTCCGGCCTGCTGCTGCGGGTCCCGGCCTTTGCCACCACCCCCACCATCGCCATGGCCGCCAGCGTGCTGCTGCTGGTACCGGGGTTTCCATTAATTAATGCGGTGGCCGATATGTTTAAAGGGCACATCAATACCGGCCTGGCGCGCTGGGCGATTGCCAGCCTGCTGACTTTGGCTACCTGTATCGGGGTGGTAATGGCCATGACCTTGTGGGGGCTTCGCGGATGGGCGTAA